DNA sequence from the Geobacter sp. AOG2 genome:
TAAAAAACCTGAGAGAGAGCCTCATCAAGAACCTGAAAAAGGAAGGCAAATTCAAAAATGTTCTGACCAATGGCGCAACAAAGGGTAAGACTATAATTGTGGAAGGGAAATTCACCAAGTTCAACGGCGGCATCGGAGCGGCAAAGTTTTTTCTGGGGTGGATGGCGCCGGAAAGCGGCAAGACCAATATCTCGGTTGCCGGCCATCTGATTGACGCCAAGACGGGCAAGGAGTTGGCCACCTTCAGCGATACCCGATCCGGCGGTGAGGGAGGTGGGCTGGGCCGCATAAGGGGGGTTATGCCGGTGCAGGCCACGGACGAGGGCGAGGAGATCGCCAACTTCATCCACAAGCTTTACTGACGGCGGCAGAGCCCACGCCGGCATTGGTTGCGGGCGTTTTTCGAGGTGAGCTCTTCATGCTTGAGATCAGCGGCAATATCTGGGACTATCAGAAAACCGCCATCGTCGTCGTCACCACCAACGGGCAGGTGACGAAGAACGGCACGGCCGTTATAGGTCGTGGGGTTGCTGCCCAGGCGGCGCGCTTGTTTCCCTGGTTTTCCCAAAGGCTTGGCGCCTGCATAACAGAGAACGGCAACCATGTTCACCATCTGGGCGACAATCTGGTGAGTTTTCCGGTGGAGCATTCACCCTACGAAATCCCGGACCTGGGGCTGATCGAACGGTCTGCCCGAGAATTGGCTGCCATGGCTGACGAAGCGGGGTGGACCACGGTTGTAGTGCCACGGCCAGGCTGCGGTGGTGGGGGACTGTCGTGGCATGATGTTCGCCGGTTGCTGGAACCCCATTTTGATGATCGTTTTTTGGTGATCACGGCAGAATAGCGCTCTTCGTTACTCCCCCAGCATCCGCGCAAAGAAAGCGGCCGCCATATCCACCGTCTCCCCCGGTGCGCCGTCATTGTCCGCCGTATCTATCAGCAGGTGTTCCGGTATCTCGGCCAGGAAGCGGCTCGGCTTGCGCTCCTCGATGGTACCGTACTTCCTCCGGGTCAGGCAGCGGGAGAGGGTCAGGTGCTGCCGGGCACGGGTGATGCCCACATAACACAGCCGCCGCTCCTCGGCGCAGGCCGGATCCTCTTCGATTGAGCGCTTATGGGGGAGCAAGTCCTCCTCCATTCCCACCAGATAGACATGATTGAACTCCAGCCCCTTGCTGGAGTGCAGCGACATGAGCGTGACGGCATTGTGGCCGTGATCCTTGTCGTCCTCTGATTTTTCCTCGTCCATCAGTGTTATTCGTTCCAGAAAGGCCGACAAGGTGGCTCTGGGGGTTTGCGCCTCGAAGATGGCCAGGGAGTTGACCACCTGTTCGATGTTTTCGATCCGTTTGCGGGCCTGGGAGGCGTCGTTCAGGGTGCGGTACAATTCGTCCTCTATGCGCAGGCGGTTGAAAAGGGCGTTGACTTGAGCGCCCATGTCGGTACGGCTGAAACCGGCAATAACTTCCGTCATCATCCTGTGGAAGGCCGTTACCGCCTTTTTTGACGACTCCGAGATGTCGGCGATCTGCGTCACCCGGCCCAGGGTCTCGAATAGAGGGACGTTATGCGCCAGGGACCACTGGTTAAGATGCACCAGGGTATTATCGCCGATGCCCCGACGGGGGAAATTGATGATGCGCAAGAGGGATGCCTCGTCGCCCGGATTGTCGATGACCCGCAGGTAGGCCACGGCGTCCTTGACCTCTTTGCGTTCGTAGAACTGCTGCCCTCCCACCACCACATAGGGGATGCGCTCCAGGCGCAGTTTTTCCTCAAAGGCGCGGCTTTGGGCATTGGAACGATAGAGTACGGCGAAATCGGACCATGGGAGTTTGTCCCGGAACTGCTCCAACATCATGGCATCAATTACCTTGGCGGCCTCTTCCTCCTCGTCGGCCGCGACGATCAGGTCAATTCCGCGGCCTTGGCCGCCGGCCGTCCAGAGCGCCTTGTCGGTGCGGACCGGATTATTCCTGATGACGCTGTTGGCCGCGTCCAGGATCGAACTGGTGGAGCGATAGTTCTGCTCCAGCTTGATTACCCGGCAGCCGGGATAGTCGTGTTCGAAGTTAAGGATGTTCTGCACCTCGGCTCCCCGCCAGCCGTAGATGGACTGGTCGTCGTCCCCCACCACGCAGATGTTGCCGTGCCTCTGTGCCAAAAGTGAGATCAGCAGGTACTGGGAGGCATTGGTGTCCTGGTATTCATCCACCATGATGTAGCGGAAACGTTCCTGCCAGTACCCCAGGATTGCGGCGTTTGATTGCAGTAACCTGACCGAGAGCATGATGATGTCGTCGAAATCGATGGCGTTGAAGCCTTTGAGCAGTTCCTGGTAGCGGGGGTATACGGCTGCCGCGGCCAGTTCAAGCTTGTCGTCGTGTGCCGGTTTGAAGTCCGCCGGCCCGATCAGGCGGTTTTTGAGGCCGGATATCTTCCACAGGATCAGGTCCGGATCGCATTGTTTCGGATCGATGTCCCGCTCACGCATGGCTTGGCGCAGTACGCCGGCCTGATCCGACGAAGAGTAAATGGAGAAGTTGGGTTTGAAGCCCAAAGCCCGGATGTCTCGCCGCAGGACGCGTACCCCCAGGGAGTGGAAGGTGGAGATGACGATCCCGTCCGCTATTCTGCCGGCCATGGCACCGACGCGCTCCTTCATCTCACGGGCTGCCTTGTTAGTGAAGGTCACCGCCAGGATGTTTTCGGCGGAGATACGCTTGTCCTTGAGCAGGTGAACAATGCGGGTTGTGATGACCTGGGTCTTGCCGGAACCGGCCCCGGCCAGGACCAGCAGGGCACCTTCGGTCTGGTTGACAGCTTGTTGCTGCGGTGGATTGAGTCGTTTCATAGGTGATCAGGTGTACCACATGCGGCCTTGCCGAGGCAAATCAGTTTCATGTTTGTTGCCAAGCTGCAAAAATAATGTAACATTTTGAAGGTAAATTACATCGACACCACGGAGATCACGGTGACAACCTCTCCCCACGCAAAGAAACAATCCCAGAACAAGACTAAGCGAGGCAAGGTGGAAAAGGCTGAGACAACAGCGGAAAAAATTCCCAAAGCCAAGGTATTGAAACGTAATCCGACTGCAGCCGCACAGTGTGTAGCCCCGGCGGCGCCCGGGTTCGACCTGAACGACAGCGAATGGTATCTCAATCGCGAACTTACCTGGCTGGCGTTCAACCAGAGGGTGCTGCATGAGGCCGAGGACAGTCGTACGCCCCTGCTCGAGCGCCTGAAGTTTATCGCTATTGTCAGCTCCAATCTTGACGAATTTTTTATGAAGCGCATCGGCGGCCTCAAACAGCAGATCGGCGCCGGCATGCGGGAACTGACCCTGGACGGACGCACACCTCGCCAGCAGGTACAGGAATGCCACCTCCTCATTCGTGGTCTGGAGGCTCGCAAGGATGCCCTTTTCCGCCAGGTATGTTCCCTGCTGGAGGAAAAGGGTATCGCCATAGAAACCTATAACGAGCTGACGGCAAAAGAGAAAAAGACGCTTCGGGAACACTACTATACCAATATATTCCCTCTGTTGACCCCCCAGTCCATCGATCCGGCCCATCCTTTTCCCTTCATTTCCAGCTTGTCGCTCAACCTGCTGGTGACCCTGCGTTACCCCAGAGCGCGAGAGGTATCCCTGGCACGGGTCAAGGTGCCGGTCGGCCTGGGAACGCCTCGTTTTATCAGGGTGGGGAAGGGAGATCATTTCGTTTGCCTGGAAGAAGTGATGATGAACAACCTGGATATGCTCTTTCCCGGTATGAATATCGTGAGTTGCGAGATTTTTCGCGTTACCCGCAACGCCAATACCGAAAAGGACGAAGAAGAGGCCGACGATCTGATGGCCATGATCGAATCCGAGTTGAAAGAGCGCAAGTTTGCCCCGATTGTACGTATGGAGATAGGTGCCGGTATGGACCCGGTCCATCGCGGTCGTCTGGCGGCTGAACTGGAACTGGATGAAGAAAACGATGTCTTTGAAGTGCCCGGACTTCTGGCCATGCGCGATCTGTTCGAACTGACTTGTCTCGACTATGCCCGGCTACACGATCCGCCCCATTACCCCATAGAACATCCCTTGTTGCAGACGACGCGCAATATCTTCCATATTATCCGCGACAGCGGGTCCATTCTCCTGCAGCACCCCTATGAATCTTTTTCCACCTCGGTGGAGCGCTTCCTGCGCGAAGCGGCGACCGATCCCAAGGTACGCGGCATCAAGATGACCCTCTACCGCACCTCCGTTCATGGCCGTATCATTGATTCCCTGGTTCTGGCCGCCCAGAACGGCAAACAGGTGGCGGTGGTGGTGGAACTCAAGGCCCGCTTCGATGAAGCGGCCAATATCCGGCTGGCGGAACGGATGGAAGAGGCCGGTATCCATGTCACCTACGGCGTCGTCGGACTCAAGACCCATTGCAAGGTGATACTGGTGGTGCGTCAGGACTACAACGGGCTGCGGAGGTATGTGCATATCGGCACCGGAAACTATCATGCCGAGACAGCTCGCATCTACAGTGACCTGGGCATCCTGACCTGCGACCAGACCATTGGCCAGGACGTGACGGAACTGTTCAATTACCTGACCACCGGTTTCATGGCAAAACGCAACTATCAGAAAATCGTGCCGGCTCCCCGCATGCTTAAAAAGGCGCTGCTGTCCCGGATCGAGCGGGAAATTGAACTGCACCGCCAAAAGGGCGGCGGGCTGATCCAGTTCAAGATGAATGCCCTGGAAGACGGCGACATCGTCAAGGCTCTCTACCGCGCGTCCCAGGCAGGGGTGAAGATCGATCTGGTGGTGCGCGACACGTGCCGCCTGCGCCCCGGCATCCCGGGACTCTCTGAAAATATTCGTGTAATGAGTGTTGTCGGCAGGTTTTTGGAACACTCCCGCCTTTACTATTTCAAGAATGGCGGAGCGGATGAATATTTCATCGCTTCGGCCGACGCCATGAAGCGCAATCTGGAAGCGAGAGTTGAGATTCTCTGCCCGGTCGAGTCCCCGGAGTTGACCAAGGACCTGCGTGCCATCTTTGATATCCATATTTCCGATCAATGTTCGGTCTGGGATATGCAGTCGGACGGTAGTTATATTCAACGCAAGCCTGCTTCGGATTCCCCGCCCCATGGGAGCCATCACCTGATGATCGAGTGGGCCGCCAGGCGTCTTAGGGAATCCCAGAAGCAAAAGAAGAAAACCCGATTGAAATCCTGATCCTATTAAATGCTCATTTTCAACGGCTGCTTTGGCAGCCGTTTTTTTTTGCAGGTGTGTCAGATCTTTTGAGATAAATGTGTTGCAATAGAACAATTTTATAATATACTAAATGGCAATAAATGTTTTGTTACATGGCTATAATAATTGGAATTAGACCACGCCAACCAAAAAAGGGGGTTGTGTATGAATAAACACGATGATGGTATTGAAAACGGTTCAGTAGAACGTGATTACACTTGTCGTGAGTATTCCGTGGGTGAAATACTCCGAGAGCGGGGGGTGTCCCGGCGGGATTTTTTGAAGTTCTGTTCCGCCATGACGGCAGCCATGGCCCTGCCGGCCGCATTTGTTCCCAAGGTGGCCCAGGCCCTGGACGAGGTCAAGCGTCCGCCGCTGGTCTGGCTGGAGTTTCAGGACTGCGCGGGGGATACCGAGGCATTGCTCCGTTCCGCCAACCCGACCGTAGGGGAAATCATTCTCGATATTCTCTCCGTCGATTACCACGAGACCATTATGGCCGCAGCCGGTCATCAGGCTGAAGCCGCCCTGGAAAAAACCATAACCGATTACAGGGGTAAATACATCTGTGTCGTTGAGGGGTCGATTCCCATGAAGGACGGCGGCGTCTACGGCTGTGTCGGCGGCAAGTCGCACCTCGATCGTGCTCGTCAGGTCTGCGGCGGTGCCCTGGCAACCATTGCGGTAGGCACCTGCGCCTCCTTCGGCGGTATCCCCGCCGCCGTGCCCAATCCAACCGGCGCCGTCGGCGTCAGGGAGGCGGTCCCCGGCGCAACGGTCATCAACCTGCCCGGTTGTCCGGTCAATGCCGACAATCTAACCGCCACCGTGGTTCACTACCTGGTATTCGGCAAGATTCCGGCCCTGGACGGCCATGGGCGTCCGCTGTTTGCCTATGGCAAGCGTATCCACGACAACTGCGAGCGCCGCGCCCATTTCGACGCCGGCCAGTACGTGGAACATTGGGGCGACGACGGCCACCGCAAGGGATTCTGCCTCTATCGGATGGGATGCAAGGGGCCAGCCACCTTCCATAATTGTCCCACCCAGCGCTACAACGACAAGACCAGTTGGCCGGTGGGCAGCGGTCATGGCTGCGCCGGATGTTCAGAGCCTGCTTTCTGGGACACCATGGGGCCCCTGTATAAGCGTCTGCCCAACGTGCCCGGCTTCGGCATTGAGCATACCGCCGACAAGATCGGTATCGGTCTGGCTGCAGGTGCTGCGGCAGCCTTTGCCGTTCACGGCGCGCTGAACGCCTTCAGAAAAGACAAAGAACCCAGCGACGAAACCAGGGAGGGATAGGCAATGGCCAAGATAGTGGTTGACCCGATAACCAGGATTGAAGGACATCTTCGTATCGAAGCCGAGGTGGATAACGGGAGAATCACCGATGCCTGGAGTTCCAGCACCATGTTCCGCGGCATCGAGAAGATTCTCAAGGGACGGGATCCGCGGGATGCCTGGTTTTGGACCCAGCGTTTCTGCGGCGTCTGCACCACCGTGCATTCCATTGCCTCTATCCGGGCAGTGGAGGATGCTCTCAAAATCAAGATTCCACCCAATGCCCAGTTGATCAGGAACATCATCATCGGCATCCAGAATGTGCAGGACCATGTCATCCACTTCTATCACCTGCACGCCCTGGATTGGGTGGACGTAACCTCGGCCCTCAAGGCCGATCCGGGCAAGACGTCGGTCCTGGCTGCCTCGCTTTCAGATTGGCCCAACAACTCTACAACCTACTTCAAGTCGGTTCAGGACAAGCTCAAATCTTTCGTTGCATCGGGCCGCCTCGGTCCCTTTGCCAACGCCTACTGGGGGCATCCGGCCTATAAACTGCCTCCCGAGGCCAACCTGATGGCAACGGCCCATTATCTTGAAGCCTTGGAGTGGCAGAAAGATGTGATCAGGATTCACGCCATCCTGGGGAGCAAGAACCCTCATCCCCAAACCTTTCTGGTTGGGGGGATGGCGATCCCTATCGATCCCGACTCCCAGAACGCCCTTAACGCCGACAAGTTGGAGGAGATAAAGCGCCTGTTGAAGAAGGCCCAGGATTTCGTCGAAAAGGTCTATATCCCGGATCTTCTGGCGGTTGCCTCATTCTACAAGGAGTGGGCCGCCATTGGCGGCGGGGTGGGCAATTACCTTTGCTATGGCGAATTTCCCGACGCAGCCGGCAACCAATGGTTGCCCCAGGGCGCCATTCTGAACAGGGACCTTAGTAAGGTGCTGCCGTTGGACCAGAAAAAGGTGGCCGAATATGTGGATCATTCCTGGTTCGAGTACACTACCGGTCCGGAAAAAGGTCTCCACCCCTGGGACGGTGAATCGGAAGCCCGCTACAGCGGTCCCAAACCGCCCTATGAGTTTCTTGATACGGACAAAAAGTACTCCTGGGTCAAGGCCCCCCGTTACGATGAAAAAGCCATGGAGGTCGGCCCCCTGGCGCGGGTGCTGGTGGCGTACGCCTCGGGGCACAAGGAGACAAAGGCGGCGGTGGAACTGGTTCTAAACAAGCTGGGTGTCGGCCCTGAGGCGCTTTTTTCCACCTTGGGAAGGACCGGTGCCCGTGGTATCGATTGTCTGCTGATTGCCCGCCAGACCCCTAAATGGCTGGACGAACTGATCGTCAATATTTCCAAAGGCGACTATCGCATCCACGCCAACGAGAAGTGGGACCCCAGCGAATGGCCCGCCGAGGCCAGCGGTTACGGGTGGCATGAAGCACCGCGCGGCGCTTTGGGGCATTGGATCAAGATCAAGGACCAGAAGATCCTCAATTACCAAGCGGTTGTCCCCTCAACCTGGAACGCCTCTCCCCGCGACGGCAAAGGGCAGCGAGGGCCCTATGAAGCGGCCCTGGTCGGTACACCGGTTGCCGATCCCGGCAAACCGCTCGAAATTCTGCGCACCGTCCATTCCTTTGACCCGTGCCTTGCCTGCGCCGTTCACGTAGTGGATGCAACCGGAAACGAAGTGATCAAGGTGAAAGTTTCCTAGAAAGGGGGCCGGTATGAGTGAACAGTGCAAATTCAAGAATTACATCTGGGAATTGCCGGTACGTTGGTGTCACTGGACCAATGTTCTCTGTATCGTCGTACTGTCCGTGACCGGCTTCTTTATTGGCACACCATTCTCGTTCGGTCATTCTGCATCAGATTTTACGATGGGATGGATTCGTTTCATCCATTTTACGGCTGCATACCTCTTTACCATCAGCGTGATCTCGCGCGTACTCTGGTCGTTCATCGGCAACAGGTATTCGGGCTGGCGGGAGTTTTTCCCCCTCGCCACCGACAAAGGGCGCCATAAGTTGATCAAGATGCTTCGGTATTATCTGCTGATCGACAAGGACGTGCCTGAAACCGTTGGCCATAACCCATTGGCGACCACCGCCTATATCGCCTTGTTCTGTATTTACTCGATCATGATCCTGACAGGTTTTTCGCTCTATGCCGAACATGCCCCCGGATCTTCGATGCACCGTGCGCTCGGTTTCATGTATGTCATGTTCAGCGATCAGGGGATGCGGCTGACCCACCATTTTTGCATGTGGCTGATCGTAGGTTTTGTCATAAATCATATCTACAGCGCCTGGTTGATGGATATCAAGGAGCATGGCAGCGAGATATCCAGTATGTTCTGCGGCTATAAGTTTACGGTGAGAAAAGAGGATTGACGATTGCATTTCGATGTTATGATGGAGGCGCGCATCGTGGCGCGCCTTTTTTTTGGAGCGGGGGAGGGGAGCCGTTATGAATTTACGTGGAGATATATCGCCGTCCATCCTGGTGCTCGGCATCGGAAATTTGGTGATGAGTGACGACGGGGCAGGCGTGCGGGTTGTCCAGGAACTCCAGAAACGGTATCTCTTCCCCCTCCATGTGAAGATCATGGATGGGGGTACCTTGGGGCTGGACCTCCTGCCCAGTTTGGAGGGGATTGAGCGGCTTTTGGTGGTGGATGCGGTCGAAACGGGAGGCAAACCGGGAACCATGGTGCAACTGTCGGGCGAGGAGTTGCCGATTGCACTTCAAACCAAGGTTTCTCCTCACCAGATGGGGCTCAAGGATCTTCTTGTCGTGGCAGAGTTGATGGGGTGCGCCCCCCGGGAGATGGTGTTGGTCGGCATCCAGCCAGCCTGCATCGAGATGGGTGATGAACTCTCGAAAAATGTTGCTGAACAACTTGAAGAAATGATTTCCAACGTACTTATAAAATTAAGAGAATGGAATGTTGAAGCCAATTTGATCTAGCCAAGCTTCTTTTTCATTTCCAGCACATTCCCTTCGTTGGTTTTTTTGTACTCCACGGAATCCATCAATGACCGGATGATGAAGATGCCGCGCCCCTTCTCGCCGAGCTGATCCGCTTCGAAGCAGGGATCGGGCACTGACGTGAGATCAAAGCCCTGGCCGCTGTCATAAACCTTGATGCAAATCTCTTTATCCGAAGCGCTGATGCGTATCTGGATATCCTTGTTGGGATCGGCGGCATTGGCGTGTTTGATGGCGTTTACCATGGCCTCGGTCAGCACCACATTGAGGTGGTGCGCCAAGGCCTCCCGGTCCCCCTTGAAACGATCCAATTCCCGCACCATGTTCTCACCGATCCTGCCGATCATGCTCAGGTAACGGGTCTGATTAGGTACAACGATCTCGATGTCGATGGTATTTTTCATGACAACCTCGCGTGTGAGAGAGCTGCATGTACGTAAATGAAGGTTGCGCTCAGTAGCTCTCGAGCGCATCGTCAACGGTCTGAAAGATATCGAATACCCGGTGCAGGCGGGTCAGCTCGAACATCGACTTTACCTGGCTTTGAAGTCCGGAGAGCTTGAGGCTTCCCTGGCGCGCGGCGGCATTCTTGAAGCCGGATACCAATACTCCCAAGCCGGAACTGTCGATAAAACGCACCTCCTTGAGGTCGATCAACAGGTCTTTCGTCCCGCTGTCGAACAGCCGGTTCAGTTCTGTCTTGAGTTCCTCGGAATTGTGGGCGTCAAGTCGCTCCTCCTTTACGTAGACGACCTTGACGGCCCCGTTTTCCTCGATTTTATATTGCATGGCGTAACTCCTTTCGTTCTGTGCCCCCCTGGCGCCAGGGCCGGGGAACGGTGGTGGATGTAGTGTTCCGTGCGGTTAGTTCGTACTCGTCATTAAGGCTCTTAAGGCCGTTGCCGTTGTTCTGCCTCCTTGATGCAGACCGTGCGACACCTGTGTCGCCGCGCCTCGGCAGCGGCCAAAAGAGCAAAGGAATTACTTCCCACGGCTAACCGCACGATACACTAAAGTATCTTGAGCACAACCAGCGAAATATCGTCCTGGAATGTCTCGGAAGCGGTGAAGTCGCCGACCGCCGCATAGAACGCGTCGATGATCTCCTTGGCCGGCAGGTGCCGCAGAGTGTGCAGGAGAGAGCATACCCGCTCATTTCCGTATAATTCGTCATTCCCGTTACGCGCTTCGGTCAACCCGTCCGTATAGAAGAGTAATACATCGCCCGCTTTGAGTTCAAAGCTGCGCTCCTCGAATACCACCGAGGTCTTGACGCCGAGGATCAATCCTTCCGCATCCAGTTCGATGCATGAATACTCACCATCGCGACTGATCATGGGCCGGTTGTGGCCGGCATTGGCGAAAGAGAGGCGACCGGTGGCGGAGTTGTATTTGGCGTAGAACATGGTGATGAAAAGTTCGGCGCGGGTCAGATCATCATAAAGCTGGCTGTTGAGGATCTGCAGGATGGCGCTGGCGCTGTGGGCCGAATTGACCTGGGCACGCAGCAGGGTGCGCACTTCTGCCATGATCAGGGCCGCACCGACACTGTGTCCCGAAACGTCGGCGATCAAGAGATCGATGGTGTGGTCGTCCCGCTTGAAAAAATCATAATAGTCGCCCCCCACATGCGCGGCCGAGATGCAGCGACCCGCCATGTCGATCCCGAAGGTTTCCGGAGCGGCGTCGGGCAGGAGCGATATCTGGATTTGCTGGGCGATTTCCATGTCCCGCATGACCCGGGCCTTTTCCAGAAGTGCCAGTTCCTTCCCGGTTCGTTCACGCTCCTTGGCCTCCATCTCCAGGACAATGGTGACCGCCTGGGCCAACTGACCTGCCAGGCTGCACAACAGGCTGATAAACTCTTCAGTGAATATACCGGTAATTGATTTGGAAAAAACCGATAGAACGCCTAGTGATGGTTCTCCCTCGCGGAAAATGGGGAGATACGCGCAGGAGACAATCCCCTCCGCCAGCGTCTGTTCAAAGTTGACGGTCATCCCGATTTGGCTGGTGTCGTTGACGAAGTGAGCTTTGCGGTCCAAAAGCGCCATGTCCCAATAAGGGGCGCTCTCCATGAACCAGTGGTTCCGGTTGAAGGGGCGCCGGTTGCTTCCCTGATAGCTTTTGACCGCGAGGGTGCCGTTGCCATCGCGCAGTTGGATGAAGGCCACATCCAGCTTGAATTCCTTGAGCAGCAGGTTGAGCAGGTCATCCATAATGATCTGGAGGTCAAGGGTACGGTTGATGATCTCGGATGCCTTCAGACGGACGTAGAGTGCTTCGCGGCTCTGGTCGAGGGAGGTGCGGACTGAGCTGAAGATGTCGTAGACCGATTCCATGCGCGACCCCATGTCGGAGAGGAAACTGTCCACAATGGCCCCGGCGGCGGCGGCCCCGACCGAACCGGCCAGGGTTTTCTCGGTGAAACGCTTGAGGTTTGGGAGTTCAAATTCGGAAACGTTACCTTCCGCATCAATCTCGCGATCCCCAAGGTGGTTGCTTATGGCGTGGTGTGCGTCCGCTTCTCCGATAAACTTGGCCATCAGGTTAACGAACTGGCTGATGGTAACCGGTTTGGAGAGGCGTTTGGTCTCGGTCGGATGGTCGGGGCGTTCGAGATTGTAAGTGCCGATGAAGCGGCGTACTTGTTCACGCTCAGGCTCGTCCTGGCGCAGCAGGATCGAACAGAAGATATATGCACTGATATTGAAAAGCATGCTCCAGAACAGGGAGTGGCTCCACAGGTCCATGTTGCTGAGGCCGAACAGTTCGGTCGGTTTGAGGAGCCCGATACCGAAAGGACCTTTCGTGAGCAAGTCCGTCTCAAGCCAGCCGGATTTGCCGAACGAGGGGAGCAGCAGGGTGTAGGCCCAGATCAGAAAGCCGAACAGGATGCCGGTAATGGCGCCGGCCTTGTTACCGCGCTTCCAGTAGAGGCCACCCAGCATTGCCGGCATGAATTGGCAGGCGGCCGAGAAGGAGATCAACCCCATATTCACCAACATGTAGGTATCGCCCACGATCCGGTAGTAGAAGTACCCGAGGAAGACCACCATGAAGATACCCAGCCGTTTCAGGTTGATCAGCAGATATGGGAACCAGGGTTGTGGGGTAAACCGGACAATGACCGGCATGAAGATGTTGTTGAGAAGCATGGTGGATATGGCTACCGACTCCACCATCACCATCCCGGCTGCGGCCGACAGCCCCCCCAGGAAGGCCAGCAGGGCAATGGTGCCGTGCCCGCTGAGAAGCGGGATGTTGATGACGAAAAAATCGGCGCCGCTGCTGCTGCCGGTAGTCAGGATGCCGCCCAGGGCAATCGGCATGACGAACAGGTTAATCAGAAAGAGATAGGCGGGAAAGAGCCACATGGCTTTGGTAATGTGCTTCTCGTCCGAGTTCTCGATAACCATGACGTGGAACTGGCGTGGCAGGAGCATGATGGCCGCCATGGACATGAAGAGCATGGTGAATG
Encoded proteins:
- a CDS encoding DUF4410 domain-containing protein, which translates into the protein MKKVSLLVVFLLCCAFTAFAKDTLPSPEVLGKESIFIAERLSSYDTIIVKAFSTEGAEFVNLDDEEKKIVEEIKPTIVKNLRESLIKNLKKEGKFKNVLTNGATKGKTIIVEGKFTKFNGGIGAAKFFLGWMAPESGKTNISVAGHLIDAKTGKELATFSDTRSGGEGGGLGRIRGVMPVQATDEGEEIANFIHKLY
- a CDS encoding ADP-ribose-binding protein, with the translated sequence MLEISGNIWDYQKTAIVVVTTNGQVTKNGTAVIGRGVAAQAARLFPWFSQRLGACITENGNHVHHLGDNLVSFPVEHSPYEIPDLGLIERSARELAAMADEAGWTTVVVPRPGCGGGGLSWHDVRRLLEPHFDDRFLVITAE
- a CDS encoding ATP-dependent helicase, translating into MKRLNPPQQQAVNQTEGALLVLAGAGSGKTQVITTRIVHLLKDKRISAENILAVTFTNKAAREMKERVGAMAGRIADGIVISTFHSLGVRVLRRDIRALGFKPNFSIYSSSDQAGVLRQAMRERDIDPKQCDPDLILWKISGLKNRLIGPADFKPAHDDKLELAAAAVYPRYQELLKGFNAIDFDDIIMLSVRLLQSNAAILGYWQERFRYIMVDEYQDTNASQYLLISLLAQRHGNICVVGDDDQSIYGWRGAEVQNILNFEHDYPGCRVIKLEQNYRSTSSILDAANSVIRNNPVRTDKALWTAGGQGRGIDLIVAADEEEEAAKVIDAMMLEQFRDKLPWSDFAVLYRSNAQSRAFEEKLRLERIPYVVVGGQQFYERKEVKDAVAYLRVIDNPGDEASLLRIINFPRRGIGDNTLVHLNQWSLAHNVPLFETLGRVTQIADISESSKKAVTAFHRMMTEVIAGFSRTDMGAQVNALFNRLRIEDELYRTLNDASQARKRIENIEQVVNSLAIFEAQTPRATLSAFLERITLMDEEKSEDDKDHGHNAVTLMSLHSSKGLEFNHVYLVGMEEDLLPHKRSIEEDPACAEERRLCYVGITRARQHLTLSRCLTRRKYGTIEERKPSRFLAEIPEHLLIDTADNDGAPGETVDMAAAFFARMLGE
- the ppk1 gene encoding polyphosphate kinase 1, with amino-acid sequence MKRNPTAAAQCVAPAAPGFDLNDSEWYLNRELTWLAFNQRVLHEAEDSRTPLLERLKFIAIVSSNLDEFFMKRIGGLKQQIGAGMRELTLDGRTPRQQVQECHLLIRGLEARKDALFRQVCSLLEEKGIAIETYNELTAKEKKTLREHYYTNIFPLLTPQSIDPAHPFPFISSLSLNLLVTLRYPRAREVSLARVKVPVGLGTPRFIRVGKGDHFVCLEEVMMNNLDMLFPGMNIVSCEIFRVTRNANTEKDEEEADDLMAMIESELKERKFAPIVRMEIGAGMDPVHRGRLAAELELDEENDVFEVPGLLAMRDLFELTCLDYARLHDPPHYPIEHPLLQTTRNIFHIIRDSGSILLQHPYESFSTSVERFLREAATDPKVRGIKMTLYRTSVHGRIIDSLVLAAQNGKQVAVVVELKARFDEAANIRLAERMEEAGIHVTYGVVGLKTHCKVILVVRQDYNGLRRYVHIGTGNYHAETARIYSDLGILTCDQTIGQDVTELFNYLTTGFMAKRNYQKIVPAPRMLKKALLSRIEREIELHRQKGGGLIQFKMNALEDGDIVKALYRASQAGVKIDLVVRDTCRLRPGIPGLSENIRVMSVVGRFLEHSRLYYFKNGGADEYFIASADAMKRNLEARVEILCPVESPELTKDLRAIFDIHISDQCSVWDMQSDGSYIQRKPASDSPPHGSHHLMIEWAARRLRESQKQKKKTRLKS
- a CDS encoding hydrogenase small subunit, which encodes MNKHDDGIENGSVERDYTCREYSVGEILRERGVSRRDFLKFCSAMTAAMALPAAFVPKVAQALDEVKRPPLVWLEFQDCAGDTEALLRSANPTVGEIILDILSVDYHETIMAAAGHQAEAALEKTITDYRGKYICVVEGSIPMKDGGVYGCVGGKSHLDRARQVCGGALATIAVGTCASFGGIPAAVPNPTGAVGVREAVPGATVINLPGCPVNADNLTATVVHYLVFGKIPALDGHGRPLFAYGKRIHDNCERRAHFDAGQYVEHWGDDGHRKGFCLYRMGCKGPATFHNCPTQRYNDKTSWPVGSGHGCAGCSEPAFWDTMGPLYKRLPNVPGFGIEHTADKIGIGLAAGAAAAFAVHGALNAFRKDKEPSDETREG
- a CDS encoding nickel-dependent hydrogenase large subunit encodes the protein MAKIVVDPITRIEGHLRIEAEVDNGRITDAWSSSTMFRGIEKILKGRDPRDAWFWTQRFCGVCTTVHSIASIRAVEDALKIKIPPNAQLIRNIIIGIQNVQDHVIHFYHLHALDWVDVTSALKADPGKTSVLAASLSDWPNNSTTYFKSVQDKLKSFVASGRLGPFANAYWGHPAYKLPPEANLMATAHYLEALEWQKDVIRIHAILGSKNPHPQTFLVGGMAIPIDPDSQNALNADKLEEIKRLLKKAQDFVEKVYIPDLLAVASFYKEWAAIGGGVGNYLCYGEFPDAAGNQWLPQGAILNRDLSKVLPLDQKKVAEYVDHSWFEYTTGPEKGLHPWDGESEARYSGPKPPYEFLDTDKKYSWVKAPRYDEKAMEVGPLARVLVAYASGHKETKAAVELVLNKLGVGPEALFSTLGRTGARGIDCLLIARQTPKWLDELIVNISKGDYRIHANEKWDPSEWPAEASGYGWHEAPRGALGHWIKIKDQKILNYQAVVPSTWNASPRDGKGQRGPYEAALVGTPVADPGKPLEILRTVHSFDPCLACAVHVVDATGNEVIKVKVS